A genomic region of Methanobacterium sp. SMA-27 contains the following coding sequences:
- a CDS encoding cobalamin biosynthesis protein, producing the protein MDILTIILIAVIIDIILGELPSKIHPVVLMGKLINILKNILKKHNNKISGVVLTITTLFIFIFIFGIILKISTYNPYLYVLISAILLSTTFAIKSLFDSVKLIKKDIDISLVKAQHSMSYLVSRDTSKLSKSELISADIETLTENITDSIISPLIYAFLFGVLGAVFYRVVNTLDAMVGYKNPENINIGWFPARLDDILNYFPARITGWLIIIASFFLKLNWKNAYKIMMRDAKKTPSPNSGYPMAATAGALGIQLKKPGYYELGDNINPLKSETILKAIQLTKITIIIFLILSSFLFIIFTIFIMS; encoded by the coding sequence ATGGACATATTAACAATTATTTTAATTGCTGTAATTATTGACATTATACTAGGAGAACTTCCATCAAAAATTCATCCTGTTGTTCTGATGGGAAAATTAATCAACATACTAAAAAATATACTTAAGAAACATAATAATAAAATATCAGGCGTTGTACTTACTATTACAACTTTGTTTATTTTTATTTTCATATTTGGAATTATATTGAAAATTTCAACTTATAATCCCTATTTATATGTATTAATCTCAGCAATACTTCTCTCTACCACTTTTGCAATTAAATCACTATTTGATTCTGTAAAATTGATTAAAAAAGATATTGATATTAGTCTGGTCAAAGCACAACACTCCATGTCTTATCTTGTGAGTAGAGATACTTCGAAACTTTCTAAAAGTGAGTTAATTTCTGCAGATATTGAAACTTTAACTGAAAATATCACAGACTCCATTATTTCTCCTTTGATTTACGCATTTTTATTTGGTGTTTTAGGTGCAGTATTCTACAGGGTTGTTAACACTTTAGATGCCATGGTGGGGTATAAAAACCCTGAAAATATAAATATTGGTTGGTTTCCAGCTAGATTAGATGATATTTTGAATTATTTTCCAGCAAGGATCACTGGTTGGCTAATTATAATTGCATCATTTTTCTTGAAACTTAACTGGAAAAATGCTTACAAAATTATGATGAGAGATGCAAAAAAAACTCCAAGTCCTAATTCTGGATATCCAATGGCTGCTACTGCAGGAGCACTTGGTATACAATTGAAAAAACCAGGTTATTATGAACTTGGTGATAATATCAATCCTTTAAAATCTGAAACAATTCTTAAAGCAATTCAACTTACTAAGATAACAATAATAATTTTCTTAATATTATCATCATTTTTATTTATTATATTCACTATTTTCATAATGTCATGA